From a single Brassica oleracea var. oleracea cultivar TO1000 chromosome C5, BOL, whole genome shotgun sequence genomic region:
- the LOC106344311 gene encoding ATP-dependent DNA helicase PIF1-like, producing MDDDKEFIEAIKDASDCSSATYARKLFARMLVSKSLSQPHVVWEATWEYLTDDILYKKRRETGRPDMNLTIEQIKNIALNEIENYLFSNGRSLKKWPHMQSQKILEITTLKENERLMAMITDEQRGVYEQILDAVLNDSGGVFFLYGYGGTGKTFVYRALSSAIRSKDKPFGGKVVVFGGDFRQILPVIPGGGRAETVLVALNSLYLWEHCKVLKLTKNMRLLAGLTDDAAKELESFSNWILDIGDGKINLPNDGQVEIDIPSDLLIQNSGEDPIETMAKEVYGQAFQTSTDKDLYRHRAILTPTNDEVDKINDYMLSQLPGEEKVYLSSDSIIPSDVDIEENVVYPAEFLNSVKVAGLPRHCLKLKVGTPIMCLRNMDVADGLCNGTRLIVTQLLPHVIEGRIITGNKIAGHPVWIPRMFATPPDTKFPFRMRRRQFPVTLAFAMTINKSQGQTLESVGLFLPRPVFSHGQLYVTLSRVKSRSGLLMGSDGLGTDCIQEHPVF from the exons ATGGATGATGACAAGGAATTCATAGAAGCTATCAAAGATGCCAGTGACTGTAGTTCTGCGACGTATGCAAGGAAGCTTTTTGCGAGAATGTTGGTTTCCAAATCGTTGTCTCAGCCTCATGTAGTGTGGGAAGCTACTTGGGAGTATCTTACCGACGATATTCTTTACAAGAAGCGGCGAGAAACTGGACGACCTG ATATGAACTTGACCATAGAGCAGATCAAAAATATTGCTCTTAATGAGATCGAAAATTATTTGTTCAGCAATGGTCGTAGCCTCAAGAAATGGCCCCACATGCAAAGCCAGAAAATTTTAGAGATTACAACG CTAAAGGAAAATGAAAGACTTATGGCGATGATAACAGATGAGCAAAGAGGGGTATACGAACAGATTCTGGATGCAGTTTTAAATGATAGCGGTGGAGTGTTCTTTCTTTATGGTTATGGAGGCACAGGAAAAACCTTCGTATACAGAGCACTCTCGTCAGCTATCCGATCTAAAG ATAAACCTTTTGGGGGTAAAGTTGTTGTTTTCGGTGGAGATTTCAGACAGATTTTACCGGTTATACCTGGAGGTGGTAGAGCAGAGACTGTTTTGGTGGCTCTGAATTCGTTATATCTTTGGGAGCACTGCAAAGTTTTGAAGCTAACAAAAAACATGAGATTGCTGGCTGGTCTTACTGATGATGCAGCAAAAGAGCTTGAATCCTTCTCAAACTGGATTTTGGATATAGGAGATGGAAAAATAAATTTGCCTAACGACGGTCAAGTTGAGATTGACATCCCTTCTGATTTGCTGATACAAAATAGTGGAGAAGACCCTATTGAGACTATGGCAAAAGAGGTTTATGGACAAGCTTTTCAAACTTCAACAGATAAGGATTTGTATAGACATCGAGCCATTCTTACTCCCACAAATGATGAAGTGGATAAAATAAATGACTACATGCTTTCGCAGTTGCCAG GAGAAGAGAAGGTTTACCTTAGCTCTGACAGTATTATCCCATCCGATGTTGACATAGAAGAAAATGTCGTATATCCTGCAGAGTTTTTGAACAGTGTTAAAGTGGCTGGACTGCCTAGACATTGCTTGAAGCTCAAGGTTGGTACTCCTATCATGTGTCTTCGTAACATGGATGTTGCAGATGGTTTATGTAATGGTACTAGGCTAATTGTTACTCAGTTACTGCCCCATGTGATAGAAGGTAGAATTATAACCGGAAACAAAATTGCTGGACATCCGGTTTGGATCCCTAGAATGTTTGCCACACCACCTGACACCAAGTTCCCCTTTAGAATGCGTCGAAGACAGTTTCCAGTTACTTTGGCTTTCGCGATGACCATCAACAAAAGTCAAGGTCAAACACTGGAAAGTGTTGGGTTGTTTCTGCCTAGGCCAGTGTTCTCTCATGGTCAGCTCTACGTTACACTTTCAAGAGTTAAGTCGAGATCTGGATTGCTA ATGGGTAGTGATGGGTTAGGAACTGATTGTATTCAGGAGCATCCCGTTTTCTGA
- the LOC106344312 gene encoding uncharacterized protein LOC106344312, whose translation MRLLVELRDPNNVKMLCTLWGCYAKQVYDYSRSNMSTMIICVIIFCSVKEWKGAYSISSGYNSTHILLNPTLDFIEEFKASLPDDSLALTNNDSSQWSVGTATSIRARAIGKAFF comes from the exons ATGAGGCTCTTGGTTGAGTTGCGTGACCCAAA TAATGTGAAGATGCTGTGTACTCTGTGGGGTTGTTATGCTAAACAAGTATACGATTACAGTAGGAGTAACATGTCCACCATGATTATTTGTGTGATCATATTCTGTTCTGTGAAAGAGTGGAAAG GTGCTTACTCCATATCTAGCGGGTATAATTCAACCCATATCCTGCTCAACCCAACACTCGATTTTATTGAGGAGTTCAAAGCAAG TCTCCCTGATGATTCACTTGCTCTTACGAACAACGATAGTAGCCAATGGTCTGTTGGTACAGCTACTTCTATTCGTGCCAG GGCAATCGGAAAGGCATTTTTCTAG
- the LOC106295738 gene encoding uncharacterized protein LOC106295738, whose translation MANYYEHYQIPYDFNQVHNNLYDHNYYDNNQHQQFGFNPTSYSSAYDTMSYNSAYNDNWNGSYSEYETTSAPVAYSVYTMSEPKHLFYDPNVYTTYESPPQFSIYRSVQGFNEPEFEEYDPTPYGGGYDIAATYGKPLPPSVKICYPSSTSAQGNPPSPPEVIAPVPLGIYDGGGEKKVVKKRVTFSEPLEEARPLETTKQDDHQEEEEGAEDESEEDEEDDHSSSYGTTTKPESVDTGEVKAVYVHQEEEEKDDSLSYGTSKPDTEDKGEVKAVYVPSGYGLEATDMCELIFGGYFPCVLRNKRLQEDQKRAAEVSCWESTDSDPWKTTSDYLFGDSYPYGYENRLERSQFEISSYGYQRY comes from the coding sequence ATGGCTAATTACTATGAGCATTACCAGATCCCATACGACTTCAACCAGGTTCACAATAATCTCTATGATCATAACTATTATGATAACAATCAGCATCAGCAGTTTGGTTTCAATCCAACGAGTTATAGTAGTGCTTATGATACAATGAGTTATAATAGTGCTTATAATGATAACTGGAATGGATCTTACTCTGAGTATGAGACAACCTCTGCACCTGTTGCTTACTCTGTCTACACCATGTCTGAGCCTAAGCACTTGTTCTACGATCCGAATGTCTACACGACCTACGAGTCTCCTCCTCAGTTTAGCATCTATCGCTCTGTTCAAGGCTTCAACGAGCCTGAATTCGAAGAGTATGATCCGACGCCGTATGGTGGTGGCTACGATATCGCTGCAACCTACGGGAAACCTCTTCCTCCATCGGTGAAAATCTGTTACCCTTCTTCAACATCTGCTCAGGGAAATCCTCCTTCTCCTCCAGAGGTTATAGCTCCTGTTCCTCTAGGAATATATGATGGTGGTGGTGAAAAGAAAGTTGTTAAGAAACGTGTAACGTTCTCTGAGCCGTTAGAGGAAGCTAGACCATTGGAAACCACTAAACAAGATGATCATCAAGAAGAAGAAGAGGGAGCTGAGGATGAATCAGAAGAAGATGAAGAAGATGATCACAGTTCAAGCTATGGAACTACTACTAAACCTGAAAGTGTAGATACAGGAGAAGTGAAAGCTGTGTATGTTCATCAGGAAGAAGAGGAAAAAGATGATAGTTTAAGCTATGGAACTAGTAAACCTGATACTGAAGATAAAGGAGAAGTGAAAGCTGTGTATGTTCCGTCAGGTTACGGCTTAGAAGCGACGGATATGTGCGAGTTGATATTCGGAGGCTACTTTCCTTGTGTCTTACGTAACAAAAGACTCCAGGAGGATCAAAAACGTGCGGCTGAAGTTTCTTGCTGGGAGAGCACAGATTCTGATCCGTGGAAGACGACTTCAGACTACCTTTTCGGGGATTCGTATCCGTATGGTTATGAGAATAGGCTCGAGAGAAGTCAGTTCGAGATATCATCTTATGGTTACCAGAGGTATTAA
- the LOC106295739 gene encoding multiple organellar RNA editing factor 9, chloroplastic, translating into MASFTTSSSSSSSLLLPKTVLPVSHPRRSHTLSSGIFLTGKWNPMLRSISSTAGSRPRVVIVKAATVDSDYSSRRSSSNEQRETIMLPGCDYNHWLIVMEFPKDPAPTREQMIDTYLNTLATVLGSMEEAKKNMYAFSTTTYTGFQCTIDEETSEKFKGLPGVLWVLPDSYIDVKNKDYGGDKYINGEIIPCTYPTYQPKQRNNSKYQSKRYERKRDGPPPPEQQRKPRQAPPPASGSS; encoded by the exons ATGGCTTCCTTCACAACATCTTCTTCTTCTTCGTCGTCCTTGCTTCTCCCCAAAACGGTACTTCCCGTAAGCCACCCGAGACGCTCTCATACACTCTCCTCCGGTATCTTCCTTACCGGAAAATGGAATCCTATGCTCCGGAGCATCTCCTCCACCGCCGGGTCTCGCCCTCGGGTTGTAATTGTCAAGGCTGCGACGGTGGACTCGGATTACTCGTCGAGGAGGAGCAGCAGCAACGAGCAGAGGGAGACGATAATGCTTCCAGGATGCGACTACAACCACTGGCTGATTGTGATGGAGTTCCCCAAGGATCCAGCGCCAACGAGGGAGCAGATGATTGATACTTATCTCAACACTCTCGCTACTGTTCTTGGAAG CATGGAAGAGGCAAAGAAGAATATGTATGCATTCAGTACCACCACGTATACTGGTTTCCAATGCACCATCGACGAAGAAACATCTGAGAAGTTCAAGG GTTTGCCTGGAGTTCTCTGGGTTTTGCCTGACTCCTACATAGATGTCAAGAACAAGGACTATGGAG GCGACAAGTACATCAATGGAGAGATTATACCCTGCACTTACCCAACCTACCAACCAAAGCAGCGCAATAACTCCAAGTATCAAAGTAAGAGGTACGAGAGAAAAAGAGACGGTCCACCTCCTCCCGAGCAGCAAAGGAAACCAAGACAAGCACCACCACCCGCTTCTGGTTCCTCTTGA
- the LOC106293445 gene encoding DNA-directed RNA polymerases I, II, and III subunit RPABC5, with protein sequence MIIPVRCFTCGKVIGNKWDAYLDLLQLDYTEGDALDALNLVRYCCRRMLMTHVDLIEKLLNYNTLEKSDNS encoded by the exons ATGATCATCCCTGTCCGCTGCTTTACCTGTGGAAAG GTGATTGGAAACAAGTGGGATGCCTATCTTGATCTTCTCCAGCTCGACTACACTGAAGG GGACGCACTTGATGCGCTCAACTTAGTTAGGTACTGCTGTAGGCGTATGCTCATGACTCATGTTGATCTGATTGAGAAGCTTCTCAACTACAACA CTCTGGAAAAATCAGACAACTCTTAA
- the LOC106292447 gene encoding G-type lectin S-receptor-like serine/threonine-protein kinase At1g11410 has translation MKIFFIFFFVLFSFLVHSCLSNNMIMRTQSMRDGDVIFSQGKRFAFGFFSLGTSKLRYVGIWYAQVSEQTIVWVANRDHPINDTSGHIKFSSRGNLCVYGSVNGTEPIWSTDVLDTISEPALVAKLSDLGNLVLLDPVTGKSFWESFNHPTNTLLPFMKFGYTRQDGVDRFMTSWRSPGDPGFGNVTFRIERRGFPQMMMYKGTTLWWRTGSWTGQRWSGVPEMTNKFIFNISFVNSPDEVSITYGVLNPLVITRMVLNETGTLQRFTWNGKDKKWIGFWSAPEEKCDSYNHCGLNGYCDTTSPDKFECSCLPGHEPKTPQAWNFRDASDGCKRSNAASLCNGREGFAKLKRVKVPNTSGVSVDMNITLKECEKRCLRNCSCVAYASAYHESEDGAKGCLTWHGDMLDTRTYWSAGQDFYLRVDKAELARWNGSGSSGKRRLFLILISMIVVVMLLMIMLFCFIRKRRQANRHKKPPSTFAPSSFDIEEPFVLEELEDKSRKGELPLFELSTIAAATNNFSFQHKLGAGGFGAVYKGVLENGMEIAVKRLSKNSGQGMEEFKNEVKLISKLQHRNLVRILGCCVESEEKMLIYEYLPNKSLDCFIFREEHRAELDWPKRMGIIRGIARGILYLHQDSRLRIIHRDLKASNILLDNEMIPKIADFGMARIFGGNQIEGSTNRVVGTYGYMSPEYAMDGHFSIKSDVYSFGVLILEIITGKKNSAIYNENSNLVGHIWGLWQKGEAREIIDTLMDAESYEESEVMKCIHIGFLCVQERASDRPDMSSVVFMLGHNAIDLPSPKHPAFTVGRKRNVKNGGSSGNCPSGETGSSVNDVTLTDVQGR, from the exons ATGAAGATCTTCTTCATCTTTTTCTTTGTTTTATTCTCCTTCCTTGTCCATTCTTGTTTGTCCAACAACATGATCATGAGAACGCAGTCCATGAGAGACGGCGATGTTATATTCTCTCAAGGAAAGAGATTCGCTTTTGGATTCTTCAGCCTGGGGACTTCAAAGCTCAGGTACGTTGGGATTTGGTATGCTCAAGTCTCTGAGCAGACTATTGTATGGGTTGCAAACAGAGACCATCCTATCAATGACACGTCTGGTCATATAAAGTTCAGCAGCAGAGGGAATCTCTGTGTGTATGGATCTGTCAACGGAACAGAACCTATCTGGTCTACCGATGTTTTGGATACAATATCAGAACCGGCTCTAGTTGCGAAGCTGTCTGATCTAGGCAACCTTGTGCTGCTTGATCCTGTCACAGGGAAAAGCTTCTGGGAGAGCTTTAACCATCCTACAAACACGTTGCTTCCCTTTATGAAGTTCGGATACACTCGCCAAGACGGTGTGGACCGGTTCATGACGTCGTGGAGATCTCCTGGTGACCCTGGTTTCGGGAACGTTACGTTCCGGATAGAGCGTAGAGGGTTTCCGCAGATGATGATGTACAAAGGAACGACTCTGTGGTGGCGTACTGGGTCATGGACAGGGCAGAGATGGAGCGGTGTGCCTGAGATGACAAACAAGTTTATATTCAATATCTCGTTTGTGAATAGTCCTGATGAAGTATCGATCACTTACGGTGTGTTGAATCCTCTAGTCATAACGAGAATGGTGCTGAACGAGACGGGGACCCTGCAGCGGTTCACGTGGAACGGGAAGGATAAGAAGTGGATCGGGTTCTGGTCAGCTCCTGAGGAGAAGTGTGACAGCTACAACCACTGTGGCCTTAACGGTTACTGCGATACCACGAGTCCAGACAAGTTTGAGTGCTCTTGCCTACCGGGGCACGAGCCTAAAACGCCCCAAGCTTGGAACTTTAGGGATGCTTCGGATGGGTGCAAGAGGAGCAACGCGGCTTCGTTATGTAATGGGAGAGAAGGTTTTGCGAAGTTGAAGCGGGTGAAGGTTCCAAATACATCAGGTGTGAGTGTGGATATGAACATAACGCTTAAAGAATGTGAAAAGAGGTGCTTGAGGAACTGCTCTTGTGTCGCTTATGCGAGCGCTTACCACGAGAGCGAAGACGGAGCGAAAGGTTGCTTGACATGGCACGGTGATATGTTGGATACGAGGACATACTGGAGCGCAGGACAAGATTTCTATCTACGTGTAGATAAGGCAGAGTTAG CGCGGTGGAATGGAAGTGGATCATCAGGGAAGAGGAGACTTTTCTTAATTCTCATCAGCATGATTGTAGTGGTGATGTTGCTAATGATCATGTTGTTCTGTTTCATAAGGAAACGAAGAC AGGCTAACAGGCATAAGAAACCTCCATCAACCTTCGCCCCGAGCTCTTTTGATATTGAAGAGCCATTCGTATTAGAAGAGCTCGAGGATAAATCAAGAAAGGGGGAGTTGCCTCTCTTTGAGCTTAGCACAATCGCTGCAGCCACTAACAACTTTTCTTTTCAACACAAGCTTGGAGCAGGTGGTTTCGGAGCCGTTTACAAG GGCGTGTTAGAAAACGGTATGGAGATAGCAGTGAAGAGGTTGTCAAAAAACTCGGGCCAAGGAATGGAAGAGTTCAAGAACGAGGTCAAGTTGATATCGAAATTGCAGCATCGAAATCTCGTGAGGATCTTAGGGTGTTGCGTTGAATCGGAAGAGAAGATGTTGATATACGAGTATTTACCAAACAAGAGCTTAGACTGTTTCATATTCC GTGAGGAGCATAGAGCAGAGTTGGATTGGCCAAAACGGATGGGGATAATCCGAGGGATTGCGCGGGGAATCTTGTATCTACATCAAGATTCAAGACTGAGGATCATCCACAGAGACCTCAAGGCCAGCAATATACTTCTTGACAACGAAATGATCCCCAAGATTGCTGACTTTGGCATGGCTAGAATCTTTGGAGGCAACCAAATCGAAGGAAGCACAAACCGAGTTGTTGGAACATA TGGATATATGTCACCTGAGTATGCAATGGATGGTCACTTCTCAATTAAATCCGACGTCTATAGCTTTGGAGTATTGATCTTAGAGATCATAACCGGAAAGAAGAATAGTGCAATCTACAACGAAAATTCAAACCTAGTCGGACAT ATCTGGGGTCTGTGGCAAAAAGGTGAGGCAAGAGAGATCATAGACACGTTAATGGACGCAGAGAGTTATGAAGAAAGCGAAGTGATGAAGTGCATACACATTGGGTTTCTTTGCGTGCAAGAAAGGGCTTCGGACAGACCAGACATGTCTTCTGTTGTGTTCATGTTGGGACATAACGCCATTGATCTTCCATCTCCGAAGCATCCTGCGTTTACGGTGGGGAGGAAGAGAAACGTCAAAAATGGAGGCAGCTCAGGTAACTGCCCTAGTGGAGAAACCGGTAGTTCTGTCAATGATGTTACCCTCACCGACGTTCAAGGTCGTTAA